The Leucothrix mucor DSM 2157 DNA window GGCTAAGCACATGGGTAAAACTCGCATTATTGCTGAGACCGGTGCTGGCCAACACGGTGTTGCAACTGCCACTATTTGTGCGCGCTTAGGTCTGGAATGTGTCGTGTATATGGGTGCGGTTGATATCGTTCGCCAAGCGCCAAACGTATTCCGCATGAAATTACTGGGTGCTGAAGTGCGCGCTGTTGAGTCTGGCTCTAAGACATTGAAAGATGCTTTGAACGAGGCCATGCGTGACTGGGTAACCAATGTTGACAACACCTTTTATTGTATCGGTACCGTTGCTGGCCCTGACCCTTACCCTAAAATGGTTCGTGACTTCCAAGCCGTAATCGGCCGTGAAGCCAAAAAGCAATGTATTGAACAAACTGGCCGCTTACCCGATGCGCTAGTCGCCTGCGTCGGCGGTGGCTCAAATGCCATCGGACTATTCCATGATTTCCTCGGTGATACCGACGTTGAAATCTACGGGGTAGAAGCAGCCGGTCGTGGTTTGAATACCCTTGAACACGCAGCACCATTATGCAAAGGAAAGCCTGGCGTGCTGCATGGCAACCGCATGTATCTAATGGCGGACGAGGATGGTCAAATCGTTGAAACACATTCTATTTCAGCAGGCT harbors:
- the trpB gene encoding tryptophan synthase subunit beta encodes the protein MLNPEIDLSNVDWNAMPDQAGHFGIYGGRFAAETLMEAIEELSDAYAKLKDDPVLLATIDRDLAFYVGRPSPLYHAERWSKELGGAQIYLKREDLNHTGAHKINNTIGQVLLAKHMGKTRIIAETGAGQHGVATATICARLGLECVVYMGAVDIVRQAPNVFRMKLLGAEVRAVESGSKTLKDALNEAMRDWVTNVDNTFYCIGTVAGPDPYPKMVRDFQAVIGREAKKQCIEQTGRLPDALVACVGGGSNAIGLFHDFLGDTDVEIYGVEAAGRGLNTLEHAAPLCKGKPGVLHGNRMYLMADEDGQIVETHSISAGLDYPGVGPEHCWLKDIGRANYVGVTDDEAMAGFHALTRIEGIIPALESSHALAYAMKLAPTMSPDQTIVVSLSGRGDKDINTVAALEGLTL